A window from Prinia subflava isolate CZ2003 ecotype Zambia chromosome Z, Cam_Psub_1.2, whole genome shotgun sequence encodes these proteins:
- the MLANA gene encoding melanoma antigen recognized by T-cells 1 produces the protein MPRRYNHLDGNYFRGKGHIYFAAEEALGIGLFILVLAVLLAFGCWYYKRRSGYKSLRSKSSSVSTIRNVVGGAEILDCKMALQDYRDFNSVVPDAPPAYDKIAAEQSPPPYSP, from the exons ATGCCCAGAAGATATAACCACCTGGATGGCAACTATTTCAGAGGGAAAGGACACATCTATTTTGCAGCAGAAGA AGCTCTGGGTATTGGACTTTTCATTTTGGTGCTGGCTGTTTTACTTGCCTTTGGCTGCTGGTATTACAAAAGACGTAGTGGCTACAAAAGTCTGCGG AGTAAAAGCTCTAGTGTGAGCACAATACGAAACGTGGTAGGTGGGGCAGAAATACTGGACTGCAAAATGGCTCTGCAGGACTACAGAGACTTTAATTCTGTG GTACCCGATGCTCCACCAGCTTATGACAAAATTGCTGCAGAGCAGTCACCACCGCCTTATTCACCATGA